In Tachyglossus aculeatus isolate mTacAcu1 chromosome 10, mTacAcu1.pri, whole genome shotgun sequence, the following proteins share a genomic window:
- the SSBP1 gene encoding single-stranded DNA-binding protein, mitochondrial: protein MLRKPVFQVLRQFVRPNSDTANNLILERSLNRVQLLGRVGQDPVMRQAEGKNPVTIFSLATNEMWRSGESETFQTGDVSQKTTWHRISVFRPGLRDVAYQYVKKGARVFVEGKVDYGEYTDKNNVRRQATSIIADNIIFLSDHSKDKE from the exons ATGTTGCGAAAACCAGTGTTTCAG GTGCTTCGGCAGTTTGTGAGGCCCAACTCGGATACAGCCAACAACCTCATCCTGGAGCGTT CCCTGAACCGTGTCCAGTTGCTGGGTCGAGTGGGCCAGGACCCGGTCATGAGGCAGGCGGAGGGGAAAAACCCGGTCACCATCTTCTCCCTGGCCACCAATGAGATGTGGCGGTCAGGGGAGAGCGAGACCTTCCAAACGG GCGACGTCAGCCAGAAGACTACGTGGCACAGGATTTCCGTCTTCAGGCCGGGCCTCAGGGATGTAGCCTATCAGTACGTGAAAAAGGG TGCGCGCGTCTTCGTGGAAGGAAAAGTGGACTACGGCGAATACACAGATAAAAATAACGTGAGGCGACAGGCCACCTCCATCATAGCTG aTAACATTATATTTCTAAGTGATCATTCAAAGGACAAAGAGTAA